From the genome of Acidobacteriota bacterium, one region includes:
- a CDS encoding SDR family oxidoreductase encodes MSAAAPVAVVTGGARRLGRHLSLMLATRGYDLVILYRSSGEEAQALVQEIAAAGRRARAMAVDVADESQVAAAFAGIANDDGRVDLLLNNVGNYNPQDVTELTPAVWDATLAANLSGAYYCCFHALKVMPAGGNIINIGMAGLEGIRANVRGADYYVSKTGLLSLTRSLAVGYATRQIRVNMVSPGQLDNSIDLPPPDEIGLTVPLGRAGALPDVAQAVGYLLDATYVTGANIDVAGGYRL; translated from the coding sequence ATGAGCGCCGCTGCGCCCGTCGCCGTGGTAACGGGCGGCGCCCGCCGCCTGGGCCGGCACCTGAGCCTGATGCTGGCCACGCGCGGCTACGACCTCGTGATTCTCTACCGCAGTTCCGGCGAGGAGGCGCAGGCCCTGGTGCAGGAGATCGCCGCCGCCGGACGCCGCGCACGCGCGATGGCGGTGGACGTGGCCGATGAGTCCCAGGTGGCCGCGGCCTTCGCAGGGATCGCGAACGACGACGGCCGGGTCGATCTGTTGCTGAACAATGTCGGCAACTACAACCCGCAGGACGTCACCGAGCTGACCCCGGCGGTGTGGGATGCCACGCTGGCCGCCAACTTATCGGGTGCCTACTACTGCTGCTTCCATGCGCTCAAGGTGATGCCTGCAGGGGGCAACATCATCAACATCGGGATGGCGGGCCTCGAGGGCATCCGCGCCAACGTGCGGGGCGCTGACTACTACGTCAGCAAGACCGGCCTGTTGTCGCTGACCCGGTCGCTGGCGGTGGGCTATGCCACGCGTCAGATTCGCGTGAACATGGTGTCGCCGGGCCAGCTCGATAACTCCATCGATCTTCCGCCGCCAGACGAGATTGGGCTCACCGTGCCGCTTGGCCGGGCCGGCGCGCTGCCGGACGTCGCCCAGGCGGTCGGCTACTTGCTCGATGCGACCTACGTCACCGGCGCCAACATCGACGTCGCCGGCGGCTACCGGCTGTAG
- a CDS encoding phosphatidylserine/phosphatidylglycerophosphate/cardiolipin synthase family protein yields MTLITSASALVPLWNRGAEWERRLAMVREARAFLYLSTFYVEHDAYGVGMLSELTAAQRRGVSVNLLIDGFGQRLGGVLMSSEHRAALAAMLDELRSAGATVTTYHPVRRMQRWLGGGQHVKIQVAEGGEAIFGSSNLSRSSYEGWNEYSVAVRGPVVRVLLESYRAIGGTVNDSHLRQLDAVAEAGAADLELDYWVCNPNSSQGMTGPLGWRGVNVVTDRLIDRIATAQRSICITSFYFKPVEPLLAALLAAARRGVHVEVHHSHREALPATDLAWLAAAAHYHRLLEAGVRIYENRHGEHSKIVLIDEAWVAFGSYNFEHAAHDRLAEAMLASADARATRPAAEIFAELRRDPGNLPVTPQVVAEWPVRLVARLRLLGPFKRWM; encoded by the coding sequence TTGACGTTGATCACCAGCGCCTCTGCGCTAGTGCCGCTATGGAACCGCGGCGCCGAATGGGAGCGCCGCCTCGCCATGGTGCGAGAGGCGCGCGCGTTTCTGTACCTGTCCACCTTTTACGTCGAGCACGACGCGTATGGCGTCGGGATGCTGTCCGAGCTGACCGCCGCCCAGCGCCGGGGCGTGTCGGTGAACTTGCTGATCGACGGGTTCGGCCAGCGGCTGGGCGGCGTGTTGATGTCGAGCGAGCACCGGGCCGCGCTCGCCGCCATGCTCGACGAACTGCGCAGTGCCGGGGCGACCGTGACCACGTATCACCCAGTGCGACGGATGCAGCGGTGGCTGGGTGGCGGCCAGCACGTCAAGATCCAGGTAGCGGAGGGCGGCGAGGCGATCTTCGGCAGCAGCAACTTGAGCAGGTCGTCGTACGAAGGGTGGAACGAATACTCCGTGGCCGTTCGCGGCCCGGTCGTGCGGGTTCTGCTCGAAAGCTATCGAGCCATCGGTGGTACGGTCAACGACTCACATCTTCGGCAGCTGGACGCCGTGGCCGAGGCCGGTGCTGCGGACCTGGAGCTCGACTACTGGGTCTGCAACCCGAACAGCTCGCAGGGCATGACTGGGCCACTCGGCTGGCGCGGTGTCAACGTCGTGACCGACCGCCTGATCGACCGGATCGCCACGGCCCAGCGCTCGATCTGCATCACCAGTTTCTACTTCAAGCCGGTCGAGCCGCTGTTGGCGGCGCTGCTCGCGGCGGCCCGGCGCGGTGTGCATGTGGAAGTGCATCACTCGCATCGCGAGGCGCTGCCGGCCACCGACCTTGCGTGGCTCGCCGCGGCGGCCCACTACCATCGCCTGCTCGAGGCGGGCGTGCGCATTTACGAGAACCGTCACGGGGAGCATTCGAAGATCGTGCTGATCGACGAAGCGTGGGTGGCGTTCGGCAGCTACAACTTCGAGCACGCGGCCCACGATCGGCTGGCCGAGGCCATGCTGGCGAGTGCCGACGCCAGGGCCACGCGGCCGGCCGCCGAAATATTCGCGGAGCTGCGCCGGGATCCTGGCAACCTGCCGGTCACGCCGCAGGTCGTGGCCGAAT